Genomic segment of Dactylococcopsis salina PCC 8305:
GTCTTGAGGATTATTAATGAACCGACTGCCGCTGCTTTAGCGTTTGGGATTGATAAACAAGAGGAACAACAAAATGTTTTGGTGTATGACTTAGGGGGTGGCACGTTTGATGTTTCCATCCTTCGTTTAGGGGATGGGGTATTTGAAGTTAGAGCAACCGCAGGGAATAATCACTTAGGGGGAGATGATTTTGATAATGTGATTGTGCAGTGGATGCTTGCTGAATTTAAAAAACAGGAGGAGATTGACTTAACAAAAGATAAAATGGCAATGCAACGGTTACGGGAAGCCGCCGAACGGGCAAAAATTGAGTTATCGACGCGCCCGAAAACTGTGATTAATCTCCCTTTTATTACGGCTTTTAGCAAAGGTGAGGGGGAAATTGGTCCGAAGCATCTAAAATTAGAGTTGACGCGATCGAAGTTTAATGAGCTTTCCCGTGATTTGGTACAAGGGACGATTCAACCCTTAAATCAAGCGTTGGAAGATTCGGGTTTGAAGCTGAAAGAGATCGATCGAATCTTACTGGTCGGTGGCTCAACTCGTATTCCCGCAGTACAAGAAGCACTGAAAGAGTTTTTTCAGGGGAAAGAACCCGATCGATCGATCAATCCCGATGAAGCGGTTGCTTTGGGAGCGGCGATTCAAGGTGGGGTTTTAATCCATGAGGAGGAAGTAGAAGATATCTTGCTTTTGGATGTGATTCCCCTGTCTCTGGGGATAGAAACCCTCGGAGAAGTTTTTACCAAAGTCATCGATCGAAACACAACGATCCCCACCAGTAAATCACAAACCTTTTCCACCGCCACCGACGGACAAACCTCTGTAGAAATCCACGTTTTACAAGGGGAACGGGCAATGGCAACGGATAACAAAACCCTTGGTAAATTTCTCCTGACGGGGATTCCCGCAACCCCTCGCGGTGTTCCCCAAATTGAGGTCAGTTTCGATATTGATGTCAATGGCATCTTAAAAGTTTCCGCAGAAGATAAGGGAACAGGACGAGAACAAAGCATTGTGATCAAGGAAACTGGCGGTTTGTCTCAAAAAGAAATTGAACGGATGCAGAAAGAAGCCGAACAATATGCAGAAGAAGACCGTAAACGCATCCAAAGAATTGAACTCAGTAACCAAGCCGATAGCCTGTTTTATAGTCATCAATCCACATTGAAAGATAATGAGCATTTGATCCCTCAAAAACTAAGAACGGCTGCGGAACAGAAGAAACAGCAATTAGTGAGCGCCCTAGAAGATTCAAACCTTGAATTGGGAGTGATTCAAACTCGCTTAGAAGAGTACCGACAAGCGGTTTTAAGCATGGGATCAGAAGTGTACAGTCAAGGGGGAAATCGCACTCAAGACTCTTCTTCTAAAGACTATGAACCCGTAGAAAAAGAGGATATTACTCAAGAAAACCAATCCTCCTCGGCAAAAGAAGCAACACGGACTCAAGAAACTCCAGAACTAGACCAAGTTTTCGGAACGTTTGAAGATGAAACTCAAGAGTCAAACCTTGTCACTGAATCCCATGATGAGGTAAATTTAGAGGATACAAGTCGCAATTATCAAACCGAATTTGATCTTGAAGAAGATGGGTTCAATCCCTTTGAAGATTTTGATGAGGAAGAAGACCCCTCAGTCGATGATTACGAAGCTGTAGAATAGGTGGAAACCATAAGCATTGAAGGCTACGGCGATACTTGCTAATCTCGTAAATGGAAATAAATTAAACTTAATATAGATAAACGCTAAACACTGAACCACTGCTTTATGGCTGCCGATTATTACGAACTGTTGGGAATTTCCCGCAACGCAAGTAAAGAAGATATTAAACGCGCTTACCGCCGTCTCGCTCGACAATATCATCCTGATGTGAACAAACAAGAGGGGGCGGAAGAACGATTTAAAGAAATTAACCGTGCCTACGAAGTGCTGTCAGAACCCGAAACGAGAGCGCGTTACGATCGCTTTGGGGAAGCAGGTGTCAGCGCTGGTGCTGGTGCTGGTGCTGGTGGCACTGCTGGTTATCAAGACTTTGCTACTGATATGGGTGGCTTTGCTGATATTTTTGAAACCATCTTTAGTGGCTTTGGTGGCGCAACCGCAGGCGGTTCGACTCGCCGTCGCACTGGACCCACTCGCGGCGATGATTTACGCCTTGATTTACAAATCAACTTCCGAGAAGCGGTTTTTGGGGGAGAGAAAGAGATTCGTATTCCTCACTTAGAAACTTGTGAAACCTGCGAAGGGAGTGGCGCAAAACCAGGAAGCGGGGCAAGCACTTGCTCGACTTGTTCGGGAAGTGGACAGGTGAGACGGGCGACTCGTACTCCTTTCGGTAGTTTTGCTCAAGTTTCAGTGTGTCCCACTTGTAATGGTGAAGGGCGTGTTATTGAGGAAAAATGCGAAACCTGTGGTGGTGCAGGTCGCAAACGAGAAACGAAAAAGCTAAAAATTACCATTCCACCTGGTGTGGATAATGGGACACGCTTACGAGTGTCCTCGGAAGGGGATGCAGGGCTACGCGGTGGCTCTCCTGGAGATTTATATGTTTATTTAGGGGTGAAACCAGACCCTGAGTTTAAACGGGATGGGTTGAATCTTCTCTCGGAGATTACTGTCAGCTATTTACAAGCGATTTTAGGCTGTCGGATTAAGGTGAACACGGTTGATGGCGAGGAAGATTTGAATATCCCCGCAGGAACGCAACCTGATACGGTGTTGACTTTGGAAAGTAAGGGCGTTCCGAAATTGGGAAATCCTGTCAGTCGGGGTAATCATTTGATTACGGTTCATGTGGAAATTCCCACTCGTTTGAATGCGAAGGAACGAGAGTTATTAGAGGAATTGGCGAAAATTAAAGGGGAAAATAGCGGTAAAGGCGGATTAGAAGGATTTTTAGGACGGGTGTTTGGCGGATGAGTGAATCAGCTTCAACAACAACTTCACAACCGATTCCTGATGCTCAGTTGGATTTGCGGGGAACGCCTTGTCCGATTAATTTTGTACGGACGAAGTTACGTCTCGAACAAATGGAAACGGGTGCGTTATTGGAGGTTTGGCTCGATCCTGGAGAACCGATCGAGCAGGTTCCCCACAGTCTAAAAGTAGAAGGTTATCCCATAGAAGGGCTTGAGGATCGCGGTGAGTTTTTCGCGCTGCAAGTGCGTCGATCGGTGCAACAATAATGACAGCGCCCGATCAACTCACAGGAACAGTGGTGGCGGTACAGGCGAATTTTTATCAGGTACAGTTAGACGATCGAGCGGTGAGATTACTTTGTACCCGTCGATCGCGCCTGCAGAAAATTGGACAGAAGGTTATGGTGGGCGATCGGGTTCGGGTAGTCGAACCAGACTGGACGGATCAGCGTGGAGTAATTAACGAGGTGTTTCCTCGCGAGACGGAATTAGATCGTCCTCCTGTCGCCAATGCCAATCAGTTGGTTTTAGTGTTTGCCTTAGCACAACCACCTTTAGAACCCATGCAGTTAAGCCGTTTTTTAGTGAAAGCAGAATCCACAGGAATTGATTTATGTGTTTGCTTAAATAAAAAAGATTTAGTCTCCGCCACAGAAAGGCAGGAATGGGAGGCACGGCTGCAAGGCTGGGGGTATTCCCCATTTTTGATTAGTGTGGAGCAACAAGCAGGGTTAGAGGCACTGCAAAAGCAATTAAACGATCGGACGACGATCTTCGCTGGCCCTTCTGGGGTGGGAAAATCTAGTTTAATTAATTTACTGATTCCCCAAGCACAATTACGAGTGAGTACAGTGTCGGGAAAACTTCAGCGCGGACGACATACGACACGCCATGTGGAGTTATTTTCTTTACCCAACGGGGGGTTACTTGCGGATACCCCAGGCTTTAATCAACCTGATCTCAATTGTGATCCGTTGACTTTAGCGACTTATTTTCCTGAAGCCAGAGAACGCTTAAAACAAGGAAGTTGTCGCTTTGGTGATTGTTTACATCGAGATGAACCCGATTGTGTGGTACGAGGGGAATGGGAACGATATCCCCATTATTTGGACTTTTTGAAAAGCGCGATCGAGCAATTAGAAGCGCGAGAACAAACCACCGACGCGGACAATAGTTTGAAACTCAAAATCAAAAGTTCAGGGGAACGCAGTTATGAACCGCGTTTAGAGCGAAAAAAATATCGCCGAGATTCTCGACGACAGCGCAATCAGGATTTACAAGAATGGTGTAAAGAAATGGACGAGGAAGACAACAACGATCTGTAAAGACGTTCCATCTTTTCTTCGTGCTGGGGATTCCCCTCTTCTTTTCCCCCCTTTCAAAGGGGGGTTAGGGGGGATAGGGAGAGATGATCTACTGATTCGGTTGGGGAGTCATCCGTAAATAAGGTTTAACCTCAGTCACCCCTTTCGGGAATTTCTGTTTCGCTTCCTCCGTGGAAATGGAAGGAACAACGACAACATCATCTCCTTCTTTCCAGTTAACAGGAGTCGCCACTTGATAATTGTCAGTTAATTGTAGAGAATCAATCACCCGCAATAATTCAGGGAAGTTGCGACCGGTACTAGCAGGATAAGTCAAAGTGAGACGAAGTTTTTTCTGTGGATCAATGATAAACACCGATCGCACCGTGAGATTATTTAAAGAGTTGGGGTGAATCATCCCATAGAGATCAGACACTTTCCGATCGCCATCTGCGAGAATGGGATAATTAACAGAACAGGATTGAGTTTCGTTAATATCGTTAATCCATCCTTTGTGAGATTCGGCATCATCGACACTTAACGCCAACACCTTCACATTGCGTTTATCAAATTCAGGTTTGAGACGAGCGACTTCTCCTAATTCAGTGGTACAAACTGGAGTATAATCCGCAGGGTGTGAAAATAAAATTACCCAACTATCTCCAGCCCACTCGTGAAAAGAAATATCTCCCATACTGGAGGCTTGTTGAAAATCGGGAACTACATCACCAAGTTGAAGTGTCATAAATTTAATCTTCTCCGCAACACATTGAGCTTCTTTAGTTTAAAATTTTACCGTTAAACAACCGTTTTCCGATCGGCTTTTCGTTCATTCCTCAAAATCACTACCAAAAATAGATCAGAAAATTGTTCTGAGTCACATAAGATGAGACAATAGCAAGCAAAAGTCAAGCCTTGCCTTGGAGGAGATAAATTTATGCGAAAGTTAGTGTCATTGTTAGCAGTTTTCCTATTGAGCGTTAGTTTCTTGTTAGGGATGGGACAATCTCCCGTCTTAGCGCTCAATGTTAACCAAGTTAATGGGTCAGGTATTTCTATTTTGGCTCAATTCCGTAATGATGCGGATCAAAAATTAAAACAAATTGGCAATAAAATCGACTTGAATAACACAAATATCCAAGCCTTCCGCGACTTGAGAGGGTTTTATCCTACTCTCGCTCGTAAGATCATCGAAAATTCCCCTTATGAAAAAGTGGAAGATGTGTTCAACATCCCTGATTTAAGTGAACGTCAAAAAGAGCGTTTAGAGGAAAACCTTGATGAGTTTGTAGTCACTGAACCGGAAAGCGCTTTTATTGAAGGGGGCGATCGGATCAACAACGGCGTTTATGGCGGTTATTAATCAAATTCCCATTTAATCCTTAAAAATCAATTAAAACACCGTCTGTGGAGCTTTCTACAGACGGTTTTTTTAGCTAGGCTTTGCTGTTGGGAAGCTGAAAGTTTTACCAAATAAGGATTTGATGCGATTAAGTTCTCGTAAAAATGCAAGTTCATTGATTGTTCAATCGTCAAAACCTTGCATCAAAACCTTCCCCTCCTACCGATCAATCAACCCTCTTGCCTTTTGCCTTTTGCCTCTTGCCTTACTACACCGAAAACATGAACTTTTCCAGCAAACCCTATCTAAATCCTATTTTTGACGAAATTGGGTCATTTCTTCCCGTAACGTTGCCACTTCATCAGTAAGGGATTGTAAACGGGAGGGAAAGTCATCTCGATCGGGTTCGGTTTCTTGCTGAGACTGACTCGCCGTCGGGGTTTCCGTAGAAGAGGGCTGTTGTGTAGCAGACTGCTCTCCTTGATTGATTAATTCTTCTACAAAGCGACGAGCTTCAGTGGCGGTGGTTTCCCCTTTCTTTTCCCATTCTTGGGTGCGTTGGTTCAACTCTTCACTTAATTCCGACACCAGCTGCGATCGTTTTTGCTCATTTTGTATCGTTTCCGTTGCCACAGAAATTGCTCCGAGCGTGACATAGAATCCTTGTTCAACAATTTTAAACGGCTGATTTTGATTATCCATAATTTACCCCTGATGCTGCTCTAGATATTCTGTCACATCTTCAACTAATCGTGTGAGTTCTGCTTCTGTCGTAAGGCGGATTCGCTCATCTCGAACCGTTATCAAGACTTTTGCCGCGAAAGGAGTGGGATAGATATTCGGGTTACAAAATACCTCTAAAAATACCTCTCCTGTGTGGCGATATTCAGTGGGTGACTGAGGCTGGGGTTTATTTCCCTCATTTACCGCTTGTGTTGTCACTTTAAACTTTTCCATCAAACTAGAAAGCGCCTGTTTTAAGTCTTGCGCCGCTTCGGGACTAAAATTAAATCGAATTGAACCTTGATCGAGATTTAAAGTTAATTGAGAAGAGAGATTCATCGTCATTTTTTTCAATAATTAAGGTTTAACTCTATCATATTTAATGAGGAATAATCAATTATTACTTTTATTATATTTACCCGCGATTACGAGTCTTTTTATGATAAATTCGTAATCCTTTCCAATTACAATTACTACAATGATAACGACGGATTGGGATCAAATAAGACAGCCAACGTTGATATCCTTTTCGGTGCAGTTTATGGGTGTGGTGTTGACATACGGGACAAGTTTTATCGTATCCGTAAAGGCGAAAAACATGATAGCGTAGCCGTTGTACAAAAAAGTAACTAACAGCTACAATGATGATTATTGCTAAAATGTTTTTCGGATTAATCGCTGATTTTATTAGTGTGGGAAGCAGTGTAATGAGGTTATTTAATCCCTCAAGTAAGCTCGATCGCGCCGCACTGGGGAGGAAGAAATAAAGCCCGATCGCAACTAAAAATATTACAGCAATTGCTTCTGGCAACCACTCTCTATTCAGTTTAATTCCTTTCTTTTTTCTGGCATTTTTTGTCATATCGTCTGGTTCTGGCAAATATACAGATTAATGCGAGTACGCTACGATCGCGCTGTGAAATATAGCAGTTAGAAACTCATATTGAGACTTCTATCGTTTTTTAATGGCGGTATTGCTACGGCAATCCTAAATCTTATGTAAAAAGTTGGCTTATATCAAGTTCAGGTAACTGCTTCTAATTGGTGTTGGGTTTCGTCTTCTCCACCGAACCTACTTTTGATAACTAATTGAGCCAACTTGATCTTACTAAACTCCCCCAGAATTGGGGGTTGGGGGGCAAAAAAATTGTAACTCATCTTGGTGTTGGGTTTCGTCTTCTCCACCGAACCTACTTTTGATAACTAATTGAGCCAACTTGATCTTACTAGACTCCCCCAGAATTGGGGGTTGGGGGGCAAAAAAATTGTAACTCATCTTGGTGTTGGGTTTCGTCTTCTCCACCGAACCTACTTTTGATAACTAATTGAGCCAACTTGATCTTACTAAACTCCCCCAGAATTGGGGGTTGGGGGGCAAAAAAATTGTAACTCATCTTGGTGTTGGGTTTCGTCTTCTCCACCCAACCTACTTTTGATAATTAATTGAGCCAACTTGATCTTACTAAACTCCCCCAGAATTGGGGGTTGGGGGGCAAAAAAATTGCAACTCATCTAGAATTTTTATAGATCGAGACTTCATACAAGTTCAGGCGGAAGTTCTAAAGGAATTGTTCCCATTAACCCCTTACGAAAATCATTCAGAAGTTCTCGTGCTGTTCTTTCCTTGTCTTGATTGTGGCGTTGAGTCGCCAAAGCGGATAGATAAGCACTGCCAGTAAAATTACTGACTTCAAGATGATAACGGTTTTCAAGGACATCCGTAAAGTGTAACTGTTTCAACAGATCAATTAAATCCGACGCAATATTTTGTAGATCATAACCCGCTTCTCCAATATCATCACAGATTGCGAGTTTAATCGCTGCCGCTTGATCCTTGAGTTTGGGTGGAATCACTCCAGGTGCATCTAAAAGATCGATTTGGTCAGAAATTCTCACCCATTTTAGTTGACGAGTTACACCAGCTTTCCGTGCGCTTTGGACGATTTTTCGTCCGACTAAACGATTAATTAATGCTGACTTTCCGACATTGGGAAACCCCATCACCACAGCACGCACAGGGCGATCGCGCATTCCGCGACTTCTCCGTTTTTCGTTCACCGCTTCCCCTGCTTTTTGCGCCGCTTTCAACAGAGATTTAATCCCTTTCCCCGCTTGTGCGTCAGTCAAATAAGGAGAATAACCCTGACTTTGAAACCACGCCACCCATTGAGAATGTAACTCCTCTGGGATCATATCTTGGCGATTAATCACCAACAATCGCGGTTTACTTCCCACCCATTGCGAAACCTGTGGATGTTGAGATGCAAGGGGAATCCTCGCATCCAGCACTTCTAACACAACATCCACATTCTTTAACTGTCGTTTTAATTCCTGTTCTGCTTTTGCAATATGACCAGGATACCATTGAATGATTGCCATTATTGATTGTTGTAATGATTTTTTTGCCCCCTCACCCCCAAGTTTGGGGAGAATCGCCCCCTCACCCCCAAGTTTGGGGGGAAATCGCCCCCTTACCCCCAAGTTTGGGGGGAATGCTAGGGAATAATTAACACTGGACAGGGAGAAAGATTAATGACACGATTACTAACACTGTGTTCCGCTTCTTCTTCAATTAACCCCACACCACGACACCCCATGACAATTAAATCGGCATCCAGTTCATCGGCTACATCACAAATGATAAACGCTGGTCTTCCTTCTCGTTCTAAAGTTTCGATGTTATTCACATTTTCTTCTGACAATAAAGATTTGATTCCTTCAAGAAGTTCTGTCACCGCGCCTTCGGATGTCATCTGTCGCGTGTCTTCTCTGGCTTCTTCTCCCGTTTCAACAACGGAGAGTAAAATCAGACGACTGTTATAAGTTTGAACGAGATTAGTCACGGTTGCGATCGCGTCACGGGTTTCTCGACTATGATCGACAGGAAAGAGAATGGTCTTAAACATCGTAATTCAATTGTAAACGAATAACGCCAGCTTAAATTAAGCTAACATCATAACTGGAGATTCGTGATTAACGGTTTGTTATTTGTTACTAACCTACGACAGTT
This window contains:
- the dnaK gene encoding molecular chaperone DnaK, whose protein sequence is MGKVIGIDLGTTNSCFAVLEGGKSAVIGNSEGERTTPSIVAFTKDEERLVGQLAKRQAVTNAENTVYSIKRFIGRRWEDAEVERKRVSYHCVPGKDQTVDVESWGKQYTPQEISAIILQKLKADAEDYLNESVTEAVITVPAYFTDAQRQATKDAGTIAGLNVLRIINEPTAAALAFGIDKQEEQQNVLVYDLGGGTFDVSILRLGDGVFEVRATAGNNHLGGDDFDNVIVQWMLAEFKKQEEIDLTKDKMAMQRLREAAERAKIELSTRPKTVINLPFITAFSKGEGEIGPKHLKLELTRSKFNELSRDLVQGTIQPLNQALEDSGLKLKEIDRILLVGGSTRIPAVQEALKEFFQGKEPDRSINPDEAVALGAAIQGGVLIHEEEVEDILLLDVIPLSLGIETLGEVFTKVIDRNTTIPTSKSQTFSTATDGQTSVEIHVLQGERAMATDNKTLGKFLLTGIPATPRGVPQIEVSFDIDVNGILKVSAEDKGTGREQSIVIKETGGLSQKEIERMQKEAEQYAEEDRKRIQRIELSNQADSLFYSHQSTLKDNEHLIPQKLRTAAEQKKQQLVSALEDSNLELGVIQTRLEEYRQAVLSMGSEVYSQGGNRTQDSSSKDYEPVEKEDITQENQSSSAKEATRTQETPELDQVFGTFEDETQESNLVTESHDEVNLEDTSRNYQTEFDLEEDGFNPFEDFDEEEDPSVDDYEAVE
- the dnaJ gene encoding molecular chaperone DnaJ — translated: MAADYYELLGISRNASKEDIKRAYRRLARQYHPDVNKQEGAEERFKEINRAYEVLSEPETRARYDRFGEAGVSAGAGAGAGGTAGYQDFATDMGGFADIFETIFSGFGGATAGGSTRRRTGPTRGDDLRLDLQINFREAVFGGEKEIRIPHLETCETCEGSGAKPGSGASTCSTCSGSGQVRRATRTPFGSFAQVSVCPTCNGEGRVIEEKCETCGGAGRKRETKKLKITIPPGVDNGTRLRVSSEGDAGLRGGSPGDLYVYLGVKPDPEFKRDGLNLLSEITVSYLQAILGCRIKVNTVDGEEDLNIPAGTQPDTVLTLESKGVPKLGNPVSRGNHLITVHVEIPTRLNAKERELLEELAKIKGENSGKGGLEGFLGRVFGG
- a CDS encoding sulfurtransferase TusA family protein; translation: MSESASTTTSQPIPDAQLDLRGTPCPINFVRTKLRLEQMETGALLEVWLDPGEPIEQVPHSLKVEGYPIEGLEDRGEFFALQVRRSVQQ
- the rsgA gene encoding small ribosomal subunit biogenesis GTPase RsgA translates to MTAPDQLTGTVVAVQANFYQVQLDDRAVRLLCTRRSRLQKIGQKVMVGDRVRVVEPDWTDQRGVINEVFPRETELDRPPVANANQLVLVFALAQPPLEPMQLSRFLVKAESTGIDLCVCLNKKDLVSATERQEWEARLQGWGYSPFLISVEQQAGLEALQKQLNDRTTIFAGPSGVGKSSLINLLIPQAQLRVSTVSGKLQRGRHTTRHVELFSLPNGGLLADTPGFNQPDLNCDPLTLATYFPEARERLKQGSCRFGDCLHRDEPDCVVRGEWERYPHYLDFLKSAIEQLEAREQTTDADNSLKLKIKSSGERSYEPRLERKKYRRDSRRQRNQDLQEWCKEMDEEDNNDL
- a CDS encoding peroxiredoxin: MTLQLGDVVPDFQQASSMGDISFHEWAGDSWVILFSHPADYTPVCTTELGEVARLKPEFDKRNVKVLALSVDDAESHKGWINDINETQSCSVNYPILADGDRKVSDLYGMIHPNSLNNLTVRSVFIIDPQKKLRLTLTYPASTGRNFPELLRVIDSLQLTDNYQVATPVNWKEGDDVVVVPSISTEEAKQKFPKGVTEVKPYLRMTPQPNQ
- the psbU gene encoding photosystem II complex extrinsic protein PsbU, with the translated sequence MRKLVSLLAVFLLSVSFLLGMGQSPVLALNVNQVNGSGISILAQFRNDADQKLKQIGNKIDLNNTNIQAFRDLRGFYPTLARKIIENSPYEKVEDVFNIPDLSERQKERLEENLDEFVVTEPESAFIEGGDRINNGVYGGY
- the ylqF gene encoding ribosome biogenesis GTPase YlqF, translated to MAIIQWYPGHIAKAEQELKRQLKNVDVVLEVLDARIPLASQHPQVSQWVGSKPRLLVINRQDMIPEELHSQWVAWFQSQGYSPYLTDAQAGKGIKSLLKAAQKAGEAVNEKRRSRGMRDRPVRAVVMGFPNVGKSALINRLVGRKIVQSARKAGVTRQLKWVRISDQIDLLDAPGVIPPKLKDQAAAIKLAICDDIGEAGYDLQNIASDLIDLLKQLHFTDVLENRYHLEVSNFTGSAYLSALATQRHNQDKERTARELLNDFRKGLMGTIPLELPPELV
- a CDS encoding universal stress protein; amino-acid sequence: MFKTILFPVDHSRETRDAIATVTNLVQTYNSRLILLSVVETGEEAREDTRQMTSEGAVTELLEGIKSLLSEENVNNIETLEREGRPAFIICDVADELDADLIVMGCRGVGLIEEEAEHSVSNRVINLSPCPVLIIP